In a single window of the Bacteroidia bacterium genome:
- the mce gene encoding methylmalonyl-CoA epimerase codes for MKISHIEHIGIAVSNLKEAISFYEDMLGLKCYSIEEVKDQKVKTAFFMVGKTKIELLESTEADGPIGKFIEKKGQGIHHVAFAVNEIENSLIELETNGVQLIDKTPRKGAEGLDIAFLHPKSTHGVLMEICEEKK; via the coding sequence ATGAAAATATCACATATAGAGCACATTGGAATAGCTGTTTCGAATCTTAAAGAAGCAATTAGTTTTTATGAAGACATGTTAGGATTAAAATGTTATAGTATTGAAGAAGTTAAAGACCAAAAAGTAAAAACTGCTTTTTTTATGGTTGGTAAAACAAAAATTGAACTTTTAGAATCAACCGAAGCCGATGGTCCTATTGGTAAATTTATAGAGAAAAAAGGTCAAGGCATTCACCATGTTGCATTTGCCGTTAACGAAATTGAAAATAGTTTAATTGAACTTGAAACTAATGGTGTTCAGTTAATAGATAAAACTCCACGCAAAGGTGCTGAAGGACTTGATATTGCGTTTCTTCATCCAAAATCTACTCATGGTGTTTTAATGGAAATTTGCGAAGAGAAAAAATAA
- a CDS encoding DUF5011 domain-containing protein, whose protein sequence is MKNLLLVVFLAGIFAVSCKQKDTQPPMIFLNGENPMTVTLNSWWVDPGATVDDNRDGSDLINAIAVTHNIDINGPANGEGSTKTVGSFTVVYTVKDKAGNESSVSRIVNVVNSAENYATKYETIIDSDVLEKIVKDTIIASQDITFDSRVNNKAWFPKLGGRINTNPTSMTYTIRAFGYFRSDSVTIPRQTYYIKELAANLIDTVPFLYQVRGKAGLCHISDTVFP, encoded by the coding sequence ATGAAAAATTTATTGTTAGTTGTTTTTCTTGCTGGTATTTTTGCTGTTAGTTGTAAGCAAAAAGATACACAACCACCTATGATTTTCTTAAATGGAGAAAATCCTATGACTGTGACATTGAACTCATGGTGGGTTGATCCGGGAGCTACTGTTGATGATAATCGCGATGGTAGTGATTTAATAAATGCAATTGCTGTAACTCATAATATTGATATTAATGGTCCTGCAAACGGTGAAGGTTCAACTAAAACTGTTGGGTCATTTACAGTAGTATACACTGTAAAGGATAAAGCAGGTAATGAATCAAGTGTTTCAAGAATAGTAAATGTTGTTAACTCTGCTGAAAATTATGCTACAAAATATGAGACTATTATTGATTCAGATGTATTAGAAAAAATTGTAAAAGATACAATTATCGCTTCACAGGATATTACTTTTGATAGTAGAGTTAATAATAAAGCATGGTTTCCAAAACTTGGTGGTAGAATAAATACTAATCCAACAAGTATGACATATACCATAAGAGCATTTGGTTACTTTAGATCTGATTCGGTAACCATTCCACGTCAAACTTATTATATTAAAGAATTAGCAGCTAATTTAATAGATACTGTACCTTTTTTATATCAGGTTAGAGGAAAAGCAGGGCTTTGTCATATTTCTGATACCGTTTTTCCTG